The Streptococcus pantholopis genome has a segment encoding these proteins:
- a CDS encoding response regulator transcription factor produces MIKVMVVDDQELIRESLKIILSAFTDIEVLAAVNDGEDVLEAIHHNKPDVILMDIRMPKMDGVLCTKLVKETYPDIKIIVLTTFDDDEFIFSALKYGASGYILKGVSTEELHQAIQTVYNGGAMINPDIATKVFKLFSQMAHSNIDITVEEKHVKDMSRTEWRIIQQIGFGLTNKEIATKLFLSEGTVRNYLSIILSKLNLRDRTQLALWSVQTGVTMKDFDQND; encoded by the coding sequence ATGATTAAAGTAATGGTTGTTGATGATCAGGAGCTGATTCGTGAATCACTTAAAATCATTTTATCAGCTTTTACAGACATTGAAGTTCTTGCAGCTGTGAATGACGGAGAAGATGTTTTGGAGGCGATTCATCATAATAAACCTGATGTTATTCTAATGGATATCAGAATGCCTAAAATGGATGGCGTTCTTTGTACAAAACTGGTCAAGGAGACCTACCCGGACATTAAAATTATTGTTTTGACAACTTTTGATGATGATGAGTTTATCTTCAGTGCCTTAAAATACGGAGCTTCCGGCTACATCCTGAAAGGGGTTTCGACAGAAGAACTTCATCAGGCGATTCAAACGGTTTATAATGGCGGTGCGATGATTAACCCTGATATTGCCACTAAGGTCTTTAAGCTTTTTTCACAAATGGCGCATTCTAATATCGATATCACTGTTGAGGAAAAACATGTGAAAGACATGAGCCGGACTGAGTGGCGGATTATTCAGCAGATAGGCTTTGGGCTGACAAATAAAGAAATCGCCACAAAACTTTTTTTATCGGAAGGGACGGTTCGCAACTATCTATCAATCATTTTATCTAAACTAAACCTGCGTGACCGTACACAATTAGCGCTTTGGTCTGTACAGACCGGTGTCACTATGAAGGATTTTGATCAAAATGACTAA